The following coding sequences are from one Plasmodium knowlesi strain H genome assembly, chromosome: 9 window:
- a CDS encoding protein YIPF6, putative yields MVATVPHFTNYEFTMDEPVKDTVIRDVKSVYKKILHICFHQYDDDNTVKKWDLWGSFIVYITLSIIIFLDKEISDKKNTFAYFFFSFILGHILVSLNLSLLHTNIHFFQILCIISYAQFPLVFSSIVNLLVPCQMLRLLFSLWSIVWSTYNCILILAKFIKKNRMLICFVPICLLQFFVATFFLIK; encoded by the exons ATGGTGGCAACAG ttcCACATTTTACGAATTATGAGTTTACCATGGATGAGCCTGTTAAGGACACAGTg ATAAGAGACGTAAAAAGTGTCTACAAGAAGATATTGCACATATGCTTTCATCAGTACGATGACGATAACACCGTAAAGAAat GGGATTTATGGGGATCCTTTATTGTCTACATAACACTGTCCAT aattatatttttagaTAAGGAAATATCCGACAAGAAGAACAcctttgcatatttttttttttccttcatccttGGACATATTTTGGTTTCCCTTAATTTATCGCTGCTACACACAAATAT ACACTTTTTTCAGATTTTATGCATCATTAGCTATGCCCAATTTCCGCTGGTCTTTTCCTCCATCGTAAATTTGCTCGTGCCTTGTCAAATGCTACggcttttattttccctttggtCAATCGTCTGGTCCACGTACA aTTGCATCCTCATTTTGGCGaagtttataaaaaagaacaggaTGCTGATTTGCTTCGTCCCCATTTGCTTGCTGCAGTTTTTTGTTGCCACCTTTTTCTTGATTAAGTGA